TGGCGTCGACCACCGCCAGCAAAGGTGGCGCGCTGGTAAAAGAAGTCATCAGCACAATGGATGGCATCTCTGACAGCTCGAAGAAAATCGCCGAAATCACCAACGTGATTAACAGCATCGCCTTCCAGACCAACATTCTTGCGCTTAACGCCGCCGTGGAAGCTGCGCGTGCGGGTGAGCAAGGTCGTGGTTTCGCGGTGGTAGCGGGTGAAGTTCGTAACCTCGCCAGCCGCAGTGCCGGCGCGGCGAAAGAGATCGAAACGCTAATCGCGGATTCTGTTTCCCGCGTAGAGAAAGGCGCGAAACTGGTCAATGACACCGGCACCACCATGGAAAGCATTCTGCGTGCGGTGCGAGAAGTGACCACCATTATGAAAGAGATTGCTTCTGCGACGGATGAACAGAGCAAAGGTATTTCTCAGGTGGGCGTGGCAATTACCCAGATGGACAGCGTAACGCAGCAGAACGCCGCGCTGGTGGAGGAAATTTCCGCCGCCGCCGCAGCGCTGGAGCGCCAGACTGAAGAGTTGCAGCGTTCCGTGCAGCAGTTCCGCCTTTCCAGTGACGAGCAGCAGAAACCTGCGGCTACCGCACTGGTGAAACCGGATTTATCACGCGGAGCACCGCGTAAAGCGGCAACGTCTTCGGATGAGTGGGTCGCGTTTTAATCAGCGCTATCACCGCCACGAAAGATCGTTATATAATTTTTTATATATCGTTTGTGGGGGTGATAACGATGGACAACCATTTTGGTAAAGGCTTGATGGCCGGGCTGAATGCGGCACAGGCGGACAGCGCCAGTAACGTGGCGCATTTCTGCCCGGACTATAAGCGTGGTTTTGTACTCGGGTTTTCGCATCGTATGTTTGAAAAAACGGGCGATCGTCAACTCAGCGCGTGGGAAGCTGGCATTCTTACGCGTCGCTACGGGCTGGATAAGGATATGGTGATGGATTTCTTTCGCGAGAGTCACTCCAGCACTGTGATCCGATTTTTTATGGCGGGTTACCGCCTCGAAATCTAAAAATAAGCTTTGCTCACAATGCCGTTCTCTTTTGTGAAGGTCACTTTTGTCGAGGGTGACTTTCATTTTTTTTGCCGTTTTGTGCCCCTAAACCCCTCGTTTTTCTGTGACTACTGCAACACTCTCCGGCTTTTTGCATAATACCCTTGTTTTTTATGTGATTATTTGTCGGGGCGATCGCAGCATTCATCTGCCAAATAGGTGGAGAATAATCCTAGTCCAGGCTAAGGGATAACAATAAATGGCAGGAGAGAACCAACAATTTGCGTCTCATGGCGTGAGCCGTCGTGATTTTATGAAACTGTGTGCTGCACTGGCGGCGACCATGGGGTTAAGCGGTAAGGCCGCTGCCGAAATGGCCAAAGCGGTCAGCCATCCTCAGCGTCCACCCGTCATCTGGATTGGCGCGCAGGAGTGCACAGGCTGTACTGAATCACTGCTTCGCGCGACGCACCCCACCGTAGAAAACCTTGTGCTGGAAACCATTTCGCTGGAATACCACGAAGTGCTTTCCGCCGCGTTTGGTCACCAGGTTGAAGAGAATAAACACCGGGCACTGGAGCAGTATAAAGGCCAGTACGTGTTGGTGGTTGATGGCTCGATTCCGATGAAAGACGGCGGGGTTTACTGCATGGTCGCCGGCGAACCGATTGTCGACCATATTCGTAAAGCGGCGGAAAACGCGGCGGCGATTATCGCTATTGGTTCCTGCGCCGCCTGGGGCGGCGTGGCGGCGGCGGGCGTCAACCCGACCGGCGCAGTCAGCCTGCAAGATGTGCTGCCTGGCAAAACGGTAATTAACATTCCCGGCTGCCCGCCAAACCCACAAAACTTTCTTGCCACCGTGGCGCATATCATCACCTTCGGCAAACCTCCGGCGCTTGACGCCAAAAACCGTCCCCGCTTTGCCTATGGGCGCTTGATTCATGAGCACTGCGAACGTCGGCCGCATTTTGATGCCGGGCGTTTTGCGAAAGCATATGGCGATCAGGGGCATCGCGAAGGCTGGTGCTTGTATCACTTAGGCTGCAAAGGCCCGGAAACCTGGGGCAACTGCTCAACGTTGCAGTTTTGCGATGTGGGCGGTGTCTGGCCGGTTGCCATTGGTCACCCATGCTATGGCTGCAACGAAGAGGGGGTTGGTTTTCACAAAGGCATCTCCCAGCTTGCGCATGTGGATAACCCGACGCCGCGCGCCGAGAAACCAGACGTCAACCTGAAAGAGGGCGGTACCGTGTCGGCAAGCGCTGTCGGTTTGCTGGGCGGCGTCGTAGGCCTGGTGGCGGGTGTCGGCGTGATGACTGTGCGTGAACTGGGTCGCCAGCAGAAGAAAAACGACACGGATTCACAGGGAGACTAGCCGTGAACAGACGTGATTTTCTCAAGGTGGCGTCCGGCGGGGCGCTGCTGGTGGGGGATCGTCCGCGAGTTTTGCCGCTGCGCAAAACCGCCCGCCGATTCCCGGCGCGCTGGGGATGTTGTACGACTCCACGCTCTGTGTCGGTTGTCAGGCCTGTGTGACGCGTTGCCAGCAAATTAACACGCCGCAGCGCAACCCACAGGGCGAGCAAACCTGGTCGAATAACGACAAACTTTCGCCCTATACCAACAACATTATTCAGGTCTGGCACAGCGGCAGCGGGGAAAACAAAGACCAGCTGCGCGACGGCTACGCCTATATCAAAAAGCAGTGCATGCACTGTGTGGATGCCAACTGTGTTTCCGTCTGCCCGGTGCAGGCACTGAAAAAAGACGCCAAAACCGGCATTGTTCATTACGATGCCAGCGTCTGTACCGGTTGCCGCTACTGCATGGTCGCCTGTCCGTTCGATGTGCCGAAGTATGACTACAACAACCCCTTCGGCGCACTGCATAAATGCGAACTCTGTAACCAGAAAGACGTGGCGCGCCTGGATAACGGCGAACTGCCCGGTTGTGTGGAAGTGTGCCCGGCGGGCGCGGTAATTTTCGGCACGCGCGAAGAACTGCTCGCCGAAGCCAAAAAACGTCTCGCGATGAAACCCGGCTCTGAATACCGCTACCCGCGCCAGACATTGAACGCTAACGATACCTATCTGCATAACGTGCCCAGCTACTACCCGCATCTGTACGGCGAGAAAGAGGGCGGCGGCACGCAGGTGCTGGTGCTAACCGGCGTTCCTTATCAGGAACTGGGGTTGCCGGAGCTGGATGACCTGGCAACCGGCGCACGTTCCGAGCATGTTCAGCACACGGTGTACAAAGGCATGATGTTGCCGCTTGCCGTGCTGGCGGGGTTAACGGCACTGGTGCGCCGCAATACGCGGGACAAGCATGACGGAGGCGATCATGAGTCATGATCCACAAGCGATGGGCGGCAAACTGCTGAGTAAACCGGTGCTGCTGTTCGCCCCGCTGATCGTGCTATGCGCGATCTTTATCCTCAAGCGTTTGATCTTCGGGCTCGGATCGGTCTCGGATCTGAACGGAGGTTATCCGTGGGGGATCTGGATTGCGTTTGACTTGCTGATCGGCACCGGCTTTGCCTGTGGCGGCTGGGCGCTGGCGTGGGCAGTGTATGTCTTTAACCGGGGCGACTATCACCCGCTGGTGCGCCCGGCGCTGCTGTGCAGCCTGTTCGGTTATTCGCTGGGCGGCTTGTCCATCACCATTGATGTCGGGCGTTACTGGAACCTGCCTTACTTCTATATTCCCGGCCATTTCAACGTCAATTCAGTGCTGTTTGAAACCGCGGTCTGTATGACGATTTACATCGGCGTGATGGCGCTGGAGTTCGCCCCGGCACTGCTGGAAAGGCTCGGCTGGAAGGTTTCGCTGCGCCGTCTCAATAAAGTGATGTTTTTCATCATCGCGCTTGGCGCGCTGCTGCCGACCATGCACCAGTCGTCGATGGGTTCGTTGATGATTGCCGCCGGATATAAGGTTTACCCGCTGTGGCAGAGCTATGAAATGCTGCCGGTTTTCTCGCTGCTGACCGCGTTTATTATGGGCTTCTCGATTGTCATTTTCGAAGGCTCCTTAATGCAGGCCAGCCTGCGCGGTAACGGGCCGGATGAAAAACGTCTGTTTAGCAAATTGATCAACATCCTGAGTGTGCTGTTAGCGCTGTTCCTGGTGCTGCGGTTGGGAGAGATCACGTGGCGTGACAAATGGCAGTACGCCTTCGCTGGTGATTTTTACAGCCTGATGTTCTGGCTGGAAATGGCGCTGCTGGCTTTGCCGCTGCTGATCCTGCGCGCGCCGCGTCTGCGTCGTGATTCCCGCTTTTTGTTCCTGGGCGCGTTGAGCATGCTGCTCGGCTGTGCGCTGTGGCGGCTCTCTTATTCGCTGTTGGCCTTTAATCCCGGCAACGGCTACCACTACTTCCCGGCAGCGGAAGAGTTATTGATTTCCATCGGTTTTGTGGCAATTGAAGTCTGTGCGTACATCTTACTGATACGTCTGTTGCCGATTATTCCTCCGTTAAAAACATCTGCGCGACATGAGGCGAGTAAAGCATGAGTCAACGTATCACCATTGATC
This genomic interval from Kosakonia sacchari SP1 contains the following:
- the hybO gene encoding hydrogenase 2 small subunit produces the protein MAGENQQFASHGVSRRDFMKLCAALAATMGLSGKAAAEMAKAVSHPQRPPVIWIGAQECTGCTESLLRATHPTVENLVLETISLEYHEVLSAAFGHQVEENKHRALEQYKGQYVLVVDGSIPMKDGGVYCMVAGEPIVDHIRKAAENAAAIIAIGSCAAWGGVAAAGVNPTGAVSLQDVLPGKTVINIPGCPPNPQNFLATVAHIITFGKPPALDAKNRPRFAYGRLIHEHCERRPHFDAGRFAKAYGDQGHREGWCLYHLGCKGPETWGNCSTLQFCDVGGVWPVAIGHPCYGCNEEGVGFHKGISQLAHVDNPTPRAEKPDVNLKEGGTVSASAVGLLGGVVGLVAGVGVMTVRELGRQQKKNDTDSQGD
- a CDS encoding DUF2623 family protein yields the protein MDNHFGKGLMAGLNAAQADSASNVAHFCPDYKRGFVLGFSHRMFEKTGDRQLSAWEAGILTRRYGLDKDMVMDFFRESHSSTVIRFFMAGYRLEI
- the hybB gene encoding Ni/Fe-hydrogenase cytochrome b subunit — protein: MSHDPQAMGGKLLSKPVLLFAPLIVLCAIFILKRLIFGLGSVSDLNGGYPWGIWIAFDLLIGTGFACGGWALAWAVYVFNRGDYHPLVRPALLCSLFGYSLGGLSITIDVGRYWNLPYFYIPGHFNVNSVLFETAVCMTIYIGVMALEFAPALLERLGWKVSLRRLNKVMFFIIALGALLPTMHQSSMGSLMIAAGYKVYPLWQSYEMLPVFSLLTAFIMGFSIVIFEGSLMQASLRGNGPDEKRLFSKLINILSVLLALFLVLRLGEITWRDKWQYAFAGDFYSLMFWLEMALLALPLLILRAPRLRRDSRFLFLGALSMLLGCALWRLSYSLLAFNPGNGYHYFPAAEELLISIGFVAIEVCAYILLIRLLPIIPPLKTSARHEASKA